The Vicia villosa cultivar HV-30 ecotype Madison, WI linkage group LG1, Vvil1.0, whole genome shotgun sequence genome includes a region encoding these proteins:
- the LOC131613895 gene encoding uncharacterized protein LOC131613895: MSKPPILIKDLVKGNQVWKMHIRVVDLWVVSEKNGQKHLEAVIVDVKGDKIHVTTWGRDFQDWIEVVKEHETYYLYNGEPVDNDGPFKICDNPLKLIFNGGTTMSKVAIPEIPTHSYTFHPIASFLKGDFKHDMLYDVIGVLQDVLKTQTGGGGRKSCVNITLRDVEGNVIELVLWEDYAKQFVTYTTPNNFAGPTIIVLTHSWCKTNAGIINVHFVFGLPCLSNAWNGSKLYINLEHPQVEKFKASFGSNLPAASQSLTCDSSVQSNNIFWTKLYEVKSIRAVSEFGRDCFATTIGTTTFFNASRFGWYFESNGNTEAERFTKFKLEVEVEYDNHKGIFVFWDKDVIPYTKQTATKLREIMKKAGEDNPKIWPTHLDALLNRQMVFRIKELIKSSLQLCVSKVTTAADLEMDTTSPSLNPNQVTQTCEQSSVAQPHSAANHKGSPSASCSSTPAKRISTSTSINDLIQDEEITP; encoded by the exons ATGTCAAAACCTCCCATTTTGATTAAAGATTTGGTCAAGGGAAATCAGGTCTGGAAAATGCACATTAGGGTGGTGGATTTGTGGGTTGTTAGTGAGAAAAATGGTCAAAAACACCTTGAAGCAGTTATAGTGGATGTAAAG GGTGACAAGATTCATGTCACCACTTGGGGGAGAGACTTCCAAGATTGGATTGAGGTAGTTAAGGAGCATGAGACGTATTACCTTTATAATGGAGAGCCAGTTGACAATGATGGCCCTTTCAAAATCTGTGATAACCCACTTAAACTCATATTCAATGGAGGGACTACCATGTCAAAAGTGGCGATACCGGAAATACCAACTCACAGCTACACCTTTCACCCTATTGCGAGTTTTCTCAAAGGAGACTTCAAGCATGACATGTTGTATG ATGTCATTGGTGTACTACAAGATGTTTTGAAAACCCAGACGGGAGGTGGCGGTAGGAAATCATGCGTCAATATCACTTTGCGTGATGTAGAAGGCAATGTGATCGAGCTGGTATTATGGGAGGATTACGCCAAACAGTTCGTCACCTACACTACCCCTAACAACTTTGCCGGTCCTACTATAATTGTTTTGACACATTCATGGTGCAAGACTAATGCAGGTATTATAAATGTACATTTTGT TTTCGGTTTACCTTGTCTTTCGAACGCATGGAACGGTTCTAAACTTTACATCAACTTGGAACATCCACAAGTTGAGAAATTCAAAGCTAG TTTTGGATCCAACCTACCTGCTGCTTCACAATCATTGACTTGCGATTCATCGGTTCAATCTAATAacattttttggaccaaattgtATGAGGTCAAGAGTATACGTGCAGTATCTGAATTTGGAAGG GACTGTTTTGCAACCACCATTGGAACTACCACTTTTTTTAATGCCTCCAGGTTTGGATGGTATTTTGAATCCAATGGAAATACGGAGGCAGAACGCTTTACTAA ATTCAAACTTGAAGTTGAGGTGGAATATGATAACCATAAGGGGATATTTGTTTTTTGGGATAAGGATGTTATTCCTTATACTAAACAAACTGCTACCAAATTAAGAGAAATCATGAAGAAG GCTGGAGAGGACAATCCTAAGATTTGGCCTACTCACCTTGATGCGCTGTTGAATAGACAAATGGTGTTTCGTATCAA GGAGTTAATAAAATCATCTTTACAATTATGTGTTTCTAAGGTAACAACTGCTGCTGATTTGGAAATGGACACAACTTCTCCATCTCTTAATCCAAACCAA GTCACACAAACTTGCGAACAATCAAGCGTTGCTCAACCACATTCTGCTGCTAACCATAAGGGGAGTCCTTCTGCAAGCTGCAGCAGTACTCCTGCCAAGAGGATCTCTACGTCAACCTCAATCAACGATCTCATTCAGGATGAAGAAATCACTCCTTAA